Below is a genomic region from Pyxidicoccus trucidator.
ACGGATGTCGATGTCGCGGCCGGCCAGCTTGATGCGGATGCGGCCGTCCTGCGGCAGGCGCTTCTCCGCGATGTTGAGCTGCCCCATGACCTTCACGCGGCTGACAATCGCGTTCTGGTAGCGCTTGGGCGGCTTGATGACCTCCTGCAGCACACCGTCCACGCGGAAGCGCACCAGCAGCTCGCGCTCCATCGGCTCGATGTGGATATCGCTCGCGCGCTCCTTGGCGGCGCGGAACAGCACGGAGTTCACCAGCCGGATGACGGGTGCCTCGTCATTCACGTCGAGGAGGTCCGTGGGCTCCTCCAGCTCGTGGGCGATGGAGTCCAGGTCCGTGGTCTCCATCTCGTCCACCAGCTGCTCGGCCTCGTTGACCGAGCGGTCATAGACGCTGTTGATGGCGTCGGTGACGGTGCTCGCCAGGGCGATGCGCTGGCTGATGCTCTGGCCCAGCAGGAGCCGCACATGGTCCAGCGCGGAGGTGTCCAGGGGGTCCGAGACGGCCACCGCCACGGCGTCCCCCTCCATGGACAGCGGGAGGATGTGGGCCTGCTTGGCGAAGTTGATGGGGATGCGCTTGACCAGCTCCGCATCCACCTCTTCGGTGAAGATGCGGGCCAGGTAGGGCAGGTCCAGCTGGTGGCCCAGCGCCTTGGCCACGTCTTCTTCGCTGACCGCCTTCATCCCCACCAGCACCTCGCCCAGGCGCTGGCCCTTCTCGGCCTGGACGGCGAGGGCCTCCTGGATCTTCTCCTCGGTGAGCGAGGGGACGAGCGCGCGGAGGATTTCCCCCAGCGGCCGGCCACAGAGGAAGGCCTGGCCGTGCGAGACGACCTGGGTGGCGTCATTGCGCGCGGGGGCAACCGCGGTGGCGGTGGTCAGGGTGGGGTCGGCGGTCACGTTCATGGGCTCTGTTCACCAACGTCCGGCTGGATGCGCAGGTTCTCGGGGGAGACGTCCTCGGGAGCCGGAGGGCTCTCGGGGACGGGCGCCTCGGGCCGCGGGGCCGGCACTGGTTCATCGGAACCCCCCGGAGGCGGCGCGACTTCCCGCACCTCGGGTTCACCCTGGGGCGCGCCCGGCGTGGGAGCCGGAGCAGGGAGCGTGCGCCCGTTCGCCGGGCTGGCGGGGGCGATGATGCGCTCGCCGGGCATGCCCGGGCCGCCGTTCTCCGCGCGCTGCTGCTCCTTCATCACCGCCTGGTTCATGCGCGACAGGGGGCCGGGCTTGCGGCTGAAGTCCACCGCCACGTCGTAGCCGGGCACCTGGCCGTAGAACTGCTCCACGAACTGCTGCCGCTCCTTCATCTTCCGCTCGAAGATGATGCGGAAGTCCTCGGGGCCCCGGATGATGTAGGGCGTCAGGAAGAGCAGCAGGTTCGTCTTCGTCTTGCGGCGCGACGTCTCGCGGAAGAGGTGGCCGATGATGGGGATGTCACCCAGCACCGGCACCTTGGAGACGGACTCCAGGGTGCGGTCCTGCATGATGCCGCCCAGCACCACCGTCTCCTGGTCCTTGGCGATGACCGTCGTCTTCGCGCTGCGGCGGGCCGTGGTGGGGCCGAGCACCGGGTCCGTGGAGGCAATCTCCTCCGTCTGCTCGGTGATGACGAGGCGGATGTAGTCGCTCTCGTTGATCTGCGGCTTGACGGTGAGCTTCAGCTCCACGTTCTGGCGCGTAATCGGCGCGTAGAGCGAGCTGAGGCCGCCCAGCCCACCGAGGATGGAGGGGATGCCGCCGGGGGTGCCGGTGGTGCCGCCGCCCACCGTGGAGCCCAGCGACGAGGGGTTGAAGCCAGACTGGAAGGGCACATTCTGCCCCACCGTGATTTCCGCCTCCTCGTTGTCGCTGGTGAGGATGTGCGGGGTGGAGAGGACGTTGACGTCCGAGCTCTGCTGCATGGCGTGCAGCACCACGCCGAAGGCGGGGATGTCCAGGCCCAGCTTCTCCAGCGCGGGGATGACGGGGCCCTGGAGGCCGGCGAGGAAGCCGCCGAACTGCGCGAGGCTGCCCAGCGACAGCGACGGGGGCAGGCCCTGGCCGGTGTTGTTGGTGCCGATGAGGCCCGGCACCGCGCCGTCGTCCGTCTTCAGGCTGAAGCCGCTGTGGAGGTTCACGCCGAACTCGGCGTTCCGGTCCAGGTTGACCTCCATGATGACGGCCTCCACGAAGACCTGGCGGCGCGGCGTGTCCAGCTGCTGGATGATTTGAACGATGTTCTTGTAGTCGGCCGCGCTGGCGACGATGACCAGCGAGTTGGTGCCCTTGTCGGCCGAAATCTTCACCTCGCCGCTGAACAGCTCCGCGGCCTGGGTGGCGCCGCCGCCACGGGGGATGCCCTGGGGCGCCTGCGGGGAGGGGTTGCGCGGGCGGTTGGCGGTGCCCTGCGCCAGCGACTGGAGCGTGCTGGCCAGCTCCTCCGCGTTGGCGTTCTCCAGCGGGTAGACGTTGATGCGGCCGCCCGTGCTGGTGGGGATGTCCAGCTGCCCGACAATCTCCTGGATGCGGTCGAAGGCCGCGGGGCTGGCGACGATGATGAGCTTGTTGGTGCGCTCGTCCGGGATGATCTGCGACAGCGTCACCGGCCCGCTGGAGCCCTCCTGGCCGGCCTGCGCGGCCTGGGCGGCGGCAATCTCACCCGGCGAGGCGCCGGGGGACACGTTCTGCGAGAAGCCCCCGGGGCGCTGGCCGGGGCGGGCGCCCTTGGACTCGAAGAGGCGCTGCACCGTGGTGGCCACGTCCTGGGCCGCCGCGTACTGAATCTGGATGACGCGCAGCTCGTCGCTGGCGGCGCGGTTGTCCAGCTGGTTGATGATGCGCTCCAGGCGGTGGATGTTGGAGCCCACGTCGTTGACGATGATGGTGTCCGGCGGGTACGGAATCGTGTCGCCGTCCTTGGACACCAGCTGCTGCAGCACGCCGCGCAGCGGCTCGACTTCCACGTTCTTGATGCGGAACAGCTTCGTCACCATCTGCTCGTTGGTGGTGTACGGCGCACCCTCGTCGACGATGGTGGGGATGGGGTTCTGCTTCGCCGAGCGCTTGTCGACAATCTTCAGGAAGCGGCCGTGCTGGTAGACGGACAGGCCGTTGGCGTCGAGCGCGGCGAGGAAGGCGGAGTAGAAGGCGTCCGCGTTGACCTCCACGCGGCCATTCTCCGGGCCGATGATGGAGATCTTCCCGCGCACGTTCTCCGGGAGGATGAAGGTGCGGCAGGTGGCGTCCGCCACCGTCTGGACCAGCTTCTCGATCTCCACCTTGTCGAAGTAGATGCCGTAGCGGGCATTGCGCCGGGCCTCCTCGCACGTGGGCGTGCGGCGGGGACCCTGGTTGGCCTCCTCGGCGCCACCGGCGCCGGAGGTCTGCGGGGTGATCGTCCGATCACCCGGCGTGGCGGGCGAGGTGGTGCCGGAAGGAGGGGGGCGGCGCTGGGCCTGCGCGGGAACGGCGAGCGCGAGGCACAGGCAGAGCATCCAGGACGGGAGCGTCTTCATGGAGAGCGTGCGCTGCGGGGGTGATTAACGGACGTTGTACGACTTCTTGATCGGCGCTCCGTTGCGCTCGATCTCGATCTCGATGCGGGATGCGTCCTTCATCTTCGAATAGACCTCCAGCGCCTTCTCCGGGCTGTTGAGGTCGAATCCGTTGATGCGGCGGATGACGTCGCCGTTCTGGACGCCAATCTTGGAGTAGATGGAGTCCGGGCGGATGGAGAAGAGCTTGAACCCCACCGCCTGACCATCCTTGAAGGCGGGGACGATGCGGGCCTGCATGGCCACGTCATTGAGGTTGTTGAGCGTCTTGTCGATCTCCGCGCGCGGCACCTCGTACTCGTTGTCGTTGACGGCGCGGATGCCGCTGCCGTTGGGCGGCGGGGCGGTG
It encodes:
- the gspE gene encoding type II secretion system ATPase GspE; its protein translation is MNVTADPTLTTATAVAPARNDATQVVSHGQAFLCGRPLGEILRALVPSLTEEKIQEALAVQAEKGQRLGEVLVGMKAVSEEDVAKALGHQLDLPYLARIFTEEVDAELVKRIPINFAKQAHILPLSMEGDAVAVAVSDPLDTSALDHVRLLLGQSISQRIALASTVTDAINSVYDRSVNEAEQLVDEMETTDLDSIAHELEEPTDLLDVNDEAPVIRLVNSVLFRAAKERASDIHIEPMERELLVRFRVDGVLQEVIKPPKRYQNAIVSRVKVMGQLNIAEKRLPQDGRIRIKLAGRDIDIRLSTIPTSFGERIVMRLLDKTATLLDLAEIGMSQATLHSMEAVIKRSHGIILVTGPTGSGKTTTLYGALSKINTPDLNILTVEDPVEYQLKGIGQMAINPKIGLTFAQGLRSFLRQDPDVIMVGEIRDKETAEIAIQASLTGHLVLSTVHTNDAAGAVTRLVDMGVEPFLVASSLTGILAQRLVRRVCPDCRVAYVPTDAELKELSHTLASFKARYGTDRIYKATGCPSCNRNGYRGRTGIYEFLPVDDDIRQLVLKNVDASTIKRSAASKGMTSLLDDGARKISLGETTIAEVLSITQEDM
- the gspD gene encoding type II secretion system secretin GspD, coding for MKTLPSWMLCLCLALAVPAQAQRRPPPSGTTSPATPGDRTITPQTSGAGGAEEANQGPRRTPTCEEARRNARYGIYFDKVEIEKLVQTVADATCRTFILPENVRGKISIIGPENGRVEVNADAFYSAFLAALDANGLSVYQHGRFLKIVDKRSAKQNPIPTIVDEGAPYTTNEQMVTKLFRIKNVEVEPLRGVLQQLVSKDGDTIPYPPDTIIVNDVGSNIHRLERIINQLDNRAASDELRVIQIQYAAAQDVATTVQRLFESKGARPGQRPGGFSQNVSPGASPGEIAAAQAAQAGQEGSSGPVTLSQIIPDERTNKLIIVASPAAFDRIQEIVGQLDIPTSTGGRINVYPLENANAEELASTLQSLAQGTANRPRNPSPQAPQGIPRGGGATQAAELFSGEVKISADKGTNSLVIVASAADYKNIVQIIQQLDTPRRQVFVEAVIMEVNLDRNAEFGVNLHSGFSLKTDDGAVPGLIGTNNTGQGLPPSLSLGSLAQFGGFLAGLQGPVIPALEKLGLDIPAFGVVLHAMQQSSDVNVLSTPHILTSDNEEAEITVGQNVPFQSGFNPSSLGSTVGGGTTGTPGGIPSILGGLGGLSSLYAPITRQNVELKLTVKPQINESDYIRLVITEQTEEIASTDPVLGPTTARRSAKTTVIAKDQETVVLGGIMQDRTLESVSKVPVLGDIPIIGHLFRETSRRKTKTNLLLFLTPYIIRGPEDFRIIFERKMKERQQFVEQFYGQVPGYDVAVDFSRKPGPLSRMNQAVMKEQQRAENGGPGMPGERIIAPASPANGRTLPAPAPTPGAPQGEPEVREVAPPPGGSDEPVPAPRPEAPVPESPPAPEDVSPENLRIQPDVGEQSP